ACTATGAGTAAATTCCGCTGCTTTCTTCATAGCCAAGGTATCAATGAACTGTTCCTCTGGCaaaagatcaacaacattgtcacACTAACTTTGCTCACCATAGCCCCATCCGTACCTTCCAGTCCCAACAGTGTTGAGCTCTTTGGGTTTGACATCCTAATTGATGCTAAATATAAGCCATGGCTACTAGAGGTTAACTACAGCCCTGCTCTCACCATCGACTGCCAAGTAGACGTGACAGTCAAGAAAGTACTTCTCAATGATCTGGTTGATCTGATGAACTACAAGTCCATGGACAGCGTTAGACAGAGAGGATATCTCAAACAGAAGTACAAACGCCCCTGCTATCTAGGCAGCCAGTCTCTGCAGTCCCCAATGTTGCTCCCCAAGTCTAGGTGTGAGCACCACCCAGCAAACAAGAAAAGTCACAGCATCCATTCTACGTTTTCTGACAGTATGAGATACTTTCCATCAGTTGAGATGAACCGGATACGTTCTGCAAGGAATTCCATAAGCAACACCAAGGGCTCGGCTCTGAATCCAATACTCATCCCACATTCAAAGACTGCAGCGGTAACTGGAAACAGAAAGACACATCCAGTGCTCTCACAGATGACAGAGGCCATCCAGTGGTCTGAGGTTACAGAGTCAGAGTTTGATGACAGAAACCTGTCAACACTTGTTATCCCATGGCAGGCCTCAAGGCAACCAGCCGGGGGCTGCTGTAAGCTACCTGCCATTCACATTCAAAAGTACAAGACTCCTAAATTCCCATGGGACCCTAAAAGCCAAGATAAGAGCACCCCACCACTCCGTGTGGGAGACTTCATACTGACGTTTCCTTTTAATGAGGTCACACTGAAGGCGTCGTGGGACAAGCTCAACGTTAAGACTGCAGTCCACGAGGTTCACAAGCTCATCAGCCAGCTAGCGTCAGGTTGTAGCCACAAACAGAAGAGAGGGACGGAAGATGAGTTGGATAGATGCAAAGAGAAAAAGGATTTTGGGTCTTTGTTTTGGGGACCTACGAACCCTCCTCTACTTAGTGAGTGCCACTTGTCAAACTAACTGAGCAACTGAACATTTTTGGAATCAACCTTTTGTAATAATTTATTATTAGCACAGCCTAAACATTAATGTGTAAAAACACGAAAGtatacagtataaacacacattaTATGGAAAAGCAACCTTGTAATTTGTCCACAATTTCAAAATAACCTATTttgtatctatactgaacaaaaatacaaacgcaacatgcaacatgcaacaatttcaaagattttactgagttacatacatataaggaaatcagtcagtttcaattaattcattaggccctaatctatggatttcacatgcctGGGCAGGGGTCCCACCCACTGAAGAGCCAGtcgccaatcagaatgagtttttccccacaaaagggctttattacagacagaaatactcctcagcaggaAACCGGGCCCAGGTCAGTAAGTTATTAGCCCTAACCTACATGTCAGTCTTGTTGTTTGAGAGGCAAGGGATATGTGAGGACCTCATGAATAATCTGTCATTCTGTGCAACATAAGAATCCTGCTGACACAAATGAAGAGGTCAAGAAGGTTATGACATTGCCATGCAAAAATAAGAAATATATTCCTTCAAGAGAGCAGTATGGACATTCAAAGATCTCTACAAAATAGTTTCAACACAAATGTATTGTATTGATTAGTAGTACTTATTTAGTGTACAATGATTTATGAATAATAAACATATACAATTTAAAAATGTCTGTTTACACACAAGCACTTAGAAAATGATCAAATATGCCACAGGAAAATAGCTACAGTCAAACACAATGGAGCATTGCTAATTTGGTATAAAGGCTTGAAAAACATAAAACATATGTTCTTCATTTCTTGTCTATTATGACAATGCCATCCTTGTCCTTAATGCGTACTCTGCCCGAGGGGAACTTGGTCTCTTGCCTTCCATTAGAATACACCGTCTTCAATGTTCCATCAGGGTATTCCCTCCGCTTGTACTGGGACGTATGGATCTCTCTTTGGCCATTGTTGAACTCCACTGTTTTCTCCCCACTTCTACAgtttcagaacacacacacacaaaatataaaAATGCAGCAGTAGTTAAGACTTTTACCCTTCATAAAATAGAGCCAAGTACTGTATGTGTATCTTACTCTGAGAGCTTGACCACTGTTCCATCTGGGAAGATGCTCTCCTCTCTGCCGTCAGGATAGAGGAACTTTATCGTCTGATCTGGGAAGACGATCTCCCTCTTTCCATCAGGGTGGTGTTTCTCTACAGACAAcattaatacattttttgttatcTGTGTCTATGCCTGGTCACCCTgaaaatatacactacatggccaaatgtatgtggacacctgcttgttgaacatctcattccaaaatcatgggcattaatatgcagccacctttgctgctataacagcctccactcttctgggaaggctttccactagatgttggaacattgttgcagggacttgcttccattcagccacaagagcattagtgacgtcgggcactgatgttgggctattaggcctggctggcagtcagtgttccaattaatcctaaaggtgttcgatggggttgaggtcagggctctgtgcaggccagtcatgttcttccacatcgatttcgacaaaccatttctgtatggacctcgctttgtgcacgggggcattgtcatgctgagaccggaaaggtccttccccaaactgttgccgcaaagttggaagcacagaatcgtctagaaaagtggttcccaaactttttatagtcccataccccttcaaacattcaacctccagctgcgtaccccctctagcagcaGGGTCAggacactctcaaatgttgttttttgccatcattgtaagcctgccacacacacaccatacgatacatttattaaacataagaatgagtgtgagtttttgtcacaacggCTCTTGGGAagagacaaagagctcttatttggtcctgccgtacacacctacacgtacgctacggtcacaagacgcaggcctcctaattgtccctagaatttctaagcaaacagctggaggcagggctttctcctatagagctccatttttatggaatgatctacctacccatgtgagacgcagactcagtctcaacctttaagtctttactgaagactcatctcttcagtaggtcatgtgattgagtgtagtctggcccaggagtgtgaaggtgaacggaaaggctctggagcaacgaaccgcccttgcagtctctgcctggccggttcccctctctccactgggattctctgcctctaaccctattacaggggctgagtcactggcttactggtgctcttccatgccgtccctaggaggggtgcgtcactcgAGTGGGTTGAGtccactgacgtgatcttcctgtctggattggcgcccccccttgggttgtgccgtggcggagatctttgtgggctatactcggccttgtctcaggatggtaagttggtggttgaagatattcctctagtggtgtgggggctgtgctttggcaagtgggtggggttatatcctgcctgtttggccctgtctaggggtatcatcagatggggccacagtgtctcctgacccctcctgactcagcctccagtatttatgctgcagtagtttatgtgtcgggggctagggtcagtctgttatatctggagtacttctcctgtcttatccggtgtcctgtgtgaatttaagtatgctctctctaattctctctttctttctttctctctctcggaagacctgagccctaggaccatgcctcaggactacccggcatgatgactccttgctgtccccagtccacctggcagtgctgctgctccagtttcaactgttctgcctgcggctatggaaccctgacctgttcaccggacgtgctacctgttccagacctgctgttttcaactctctagagacagcaggagcggtagagatactctcaatgatcggctatgaaaagccaactgacatttactcctgaggtgctgacttgttgcaccctcgacaactactgtgattattattatttgaccatgctggtcatttatgaacatttgaacatcttggccatgttctgttataatctccacccggcacagccagaagaggactggccacccctcatagcctggttcctctaggtttcttcctaggttttggcctttctagggagtttttcctagccactgtgcttctacacctgcattgcttgctgtttggggttttaggctgggtttctgtacagcactttgagatatcagctgatgtaagaagggctatataaatacatttgatttgatttgatataggaccagtgcacaaataataatataataataatcaataatattgctctttatttaaccatcttacatataaaaccttatttgttcatcgaaaattgtgaataactcaccacagattaatgagaagggtgtgcttacACATATGCttacacataactctgcaatgttgggatgtattggagagagtctcagtcttaaataattttccacacacagtctgtgcctgtatttagttttcatgctagtgagggcagagaatccactctcacataggtacgtggttgcaaaggacatcagtgtcttaacagtgcgatTTGCCAAGTCACGATACTTTGTGCatagcccaatccagaaatctgtcagtggcttttgattaaataacattttcacagaactgcttgttgcaatttcgatgaggctctcttgttcagatatcggtaagtggactggaggcagggcatgaaaggaataacgaatccagttgtttgtgttatccgtttcaggaaagtacctgcagaattgcgcacccaactcactcaggtgcttcgctatatcacatttgacattgtccgtaagcttgggttcatttgcacacaaaacaaatcatacaatgatggaaagacctgtgggttgtccttgttaatgcagacagagaagagctccaacttcttaatcatagcctcaattttgtcacacacattgaatatagttgcggagagtccctgtaatcctaaattcagatcattcaggcgagaaaaaaacacccagataggccagtcgtgtgagaaactcatcatcatacaagcggtcagacaagtgaacattttggtcagtaaagaaaactttaagctcgtctctcaataaaaaaaagt
This portion of the Salvelinus fontinalis isolate EN_2023a chromosome 27, ASM2944872v1, whole genome shotgun sequence genome encodes:
- the LOC129825090 gene encoding probable tubulin polyglutamylase TTLL2, with product MVLLFFSEGSDCCLPGMAAGVCGPTPLVFRLHDGAPELVREVLLERGWEEYDEQEQEEGDWNLYWRTSAFHNSDYENILPWQRLNHHPKTVGITRKDCLARNLKRMRGTFGSGLYNFSPTTFILPNDYTRFLAEYTKHRLKNGGRSWYWICKPVDLSRGRGVFIFEDIRDLVYDSSVIIQRYISNPLLISGYKFDLRIYVCVKSFQPLTIYMHQEGLVRFATEKYNLTSLDNLYSHLTNTSINKFGPFYTTDKERVGQGCKWTMSKFRCFLHSQGINELFLWQKINNIVTLTLLTIAPSVPSSPNSVELFGFDILIDAKYKPWLLEVNYSPALTIDCQVDVTVKKVLLNDLVDLMNYKSMDSVRQRGYLKQKYKRPCYLGSQSLQSPMLLPKSRCEHHPANKKSHSIHSTFSDSMRYFPSVEMNRIRSARNSISNTKGSALNPILIPHSKTAAVTGNRKTHPVLSQMTEAIQWSEVTESEFDDRNLSTLVIPWQASRQPAGGCCKLPAIHIQKYKTPKFPWDPKSQDKSTPPLRVGDFILTFPFNEVTLKASWDKLNVKTAVHEVHKLISQLASGCSHKQKRGTEDELDRCKEKKDFGSLFWGPTNPPLLSECHLSN